The Peribacillus simplex genome contains a region encoding:
- a CDS encoding acyclic terpene utilization AtuA family protein → MLIRIGSGAGFSGDRLEPALLLAEKGNLDYLVLECLAERTIALAHKRKKENSSLGYDPLLEKRMELLLPTLIQNGVRLITNMGAANPVSGAEKVIEIAQRLGLSIKVAAVTGDDVSSFLDTDARTMETNKPLHSYGPILSANAYLGVEAILPALEKEADIILTGRVADPSLFLAPMVHHFGWSIDETDLIAKGTIIGHLLECGGQIAGGYYADPGKKDVPHLENLGFPYAEVRADGSALITKISNTGGVINLMTAKEQLLYEVTNPNEYITPDVIADFMSVKLREAGPNRIEVTGGKGKKRPETLKVSVGYHAGFIGEGEISYAGSNAWGRAQLAGDIMRTRLEKSFDELRIDYIGVSSTHRNTFGQWNEPYEVRLRVAAKAQSLSEAAKIGEEVESLYTNGPAGGGGARKYTHEVLGIVSSLLPREEIEVNVVIKESVLHEEKTI, encoded by the coding sequence ATGTTGATTAGAATCGGTTCAGGTGCAGGATTTTCAGGTGATCGGTTGGAACCCGCACTACTCCTTGCAGAAAAAGGGAATTTGGATTATCTAGTGTTGGAATGTTTGGCGGAACGGACAATCGCGCTGGCGCACAAGCGAAAAAAAGAGAATTCTTCATTAGGCTATGATCCGCTGCTTGAAAAGAGGATGGAGCTATTACTTCCAACACTCATTCAAAATGGTGTGCGATTAATTACAAATATGGGAGCAGCCAACCCGGTCAGTGGCGCTGAAAAAGTAATTGAAATTGCCCAACGACTAGGTCTTTCTATCAAAGTGGCGGCTGTGACAGGGGATGATGTATCGTCATTCCTGGATACAGATGCCCGGACTATGGAAACAAATAAGCCTCTACATTCGTATGGCCCAATTTTATCGGCAAATGCCTATCTTGGTGTGGAAGCTATTTTACCTGCGTTAGAAAAAGAAGCAGACATTATTCTGACCGGGAGAGTGGCGGATCCATCCTTATTTTTAGCGCCAATGGTTCACCACTTCGGATGGTCGATTGACGAGACAGATTTGATTGCAAAGGGCACCATTATTGGCCACCTTTTGGAATGCGGTGGTCAAATTGCTGGCGGTTATTACGCAGATCCTGGAAAAAAGGATGTTCCACACTTGGAGAACTTAGGATTTCCGTATGCAGAGGTACGAGCAGACGGTTCTGCCTTGATTACAAAAATTTCAAATACAGGTGGAGTTATCAATCTAATGACGGCGAAAGAACAGCTTTTATATGAAGTCACAAATCCGAACGAATACATTACACCTGATGTAATTGCAGACTTTATGTCAGTAAAGCTTCGAGAGGCAGGGCCGAATCGAATTGAAGTAACAGGAGGGAAAGGAAAGAAACGGCCGGAAACGTTAAAAGTAAGCGTCGGTTACCATGCAGGGTTTATAGGTGAAGGAGAAATTTCATATGCCGGTTCAAATGCATGGGGACGGGCACAACTAGCTGGAGACATTATGAGAACGAGACTTGAGAAGAGTTTTGATGAGTTGCGGATTGATTATATCGGTGTTTCATCCACACACCGGAATACGTTTGGACAATGGAATGAACCATACGAAGTCCGACTAAGGGTCGCAGCTAAAGCACAAAGTCTAAGCGAAGCCGCTAAAATTGGTGAAGAGGTTGAATCTCTTTACACAAACGGGCCAGCCGGTGGAGGAGGAGCAAGAAAGTATACACACGAAGTTTTAGGAATTGTTTCTTCTCTACTTCCTCGTGAAGAAATTGAAGTGAATGTTGTAATAAAGGAGAGTGTACTGCATGAAGAGAAAACTATATGA
- a CDS encoding CitMHS family transporter: MLAILGFLTIGVFLYLIMTKRLSVLIALVLVPIVFALIGGFGLGIGEMMLAGIEKVAPTGIMVAFAVLYFGLMMDTGLFDPIVSKMLLIVKGDPLKVVVGTAVITMLVSLDGDGASTFMITVSALLPLYKRLKMNPLILAGVVALGAGVMNLAPWGGPTARAMATLNVTSAQLFNPILPAMVAGILWVLFSSYLLGKRERERMGIIDLEEKDNIAFQELAATTLEFKRPQLFWFNLILTLILLIALIKVWLPLPTLFIIAFTIALLVNYPNQKQQMERITSHANNVVMVSTMIFAAGIFTGILTGTKMIDAMALSMVSVIPEALAGYLPILTAITSMPLSLVFTPDAYYFGVLPIISQTASTFGIDPIEIGRAAILGQMTTGFPLSPLTASTFILIGMTGVDLGDHQRFIFKWAFGTTIIMTIVALLTGAITII; the protein is encoded by the coding sequence ATGTTAGCTATTTTAGGTTTCTTGACAATAGGAGTTTTCCTTTACCTCATTATGACAAAACGTTTATCAGTCTTAATTGCTCTGGTGTTGGTGCCAATCGTTTTTGCTTTGATCGGTGGATTTGGCTTGGGGATAGGAGAAATGATGCTAGCGGGTATCGAAAAGGTTGCTCCTACCGGAATTATGGTGGCTTTTGCTGTTTTATATTTTGGGCTGATGATGGACACGGGTTTGTTTGATCCAATCGTATCTAAGATGCTTCTTATCGTGAAAGGAGATCCCTTAAAAGTGGTGGTGGGCACGGCCGTTATCACGATGCTTGTATCCTTAGATGGGGATGGTGCTTCTACTTTTATGATTACTGTTTCCGCCTTACTTCCTCTTTATAAGAGATTGAAGATGAACCCTCTCATTTTAGCAGGTGTAGTGGCTTTGGGCGCAGGTGTCATGAATCTTGCACCATGGGGCGGTCCAACAGCAAGGGCGATGGCAACTTTGAATGTCACTTCTGCTCAACTATTTAATCCTATTTTACCTGCTATGGTTGCAGGTATCCTATGGGTGTTGTTTTCATCCTATTTACTTGGAAAAAGAGAAAGGGAAAGAATGGGGATTATAGATTTGGAGGAAAAGGACAACATAGCTTTTCAAGAATTAGCGGCAACGACGTTAGAATTTAAGCGCCCCCAACTTTTTTGGTTCAATCTAATTTTGACACTGATTCTTCTCATCGCTTTAATCAAAGTATGGCTTCCACTTCCTACTTTATTTATTATTGCTTTTACAATTGCTTTATTGGTGAATTACCCAAACCAAAAACAGCAGATGGAGCGTATCACAAGTCATGCAAACAACGTTGTTATGGTTTCGACCATGATTTTTGCGGCGGGGATTTTTACCGGTATTTTGACCGGAACAAAAATGATTGATGCTATGGCGCTTTCTATGGTGTCGGTTATTCCTGAAGCGCTGGCGGGCTACTTACCTATTTTGACAGCTATAACAAGCATGCCTCTAAGTTTAGTTTTTACACCGGATGCTTACTATTTTGGAGTCTTACCTATCATTAGTCAAACCGCTTCTACTTTTGGAATTGATCCCATTGAAATTGGCCGGGCAGCTATACTGGGGCAAATGACAACCGGCTTCCCATTAAGTCCATTAACAGCCTCTACGTTTATTCTTATAGGAATGACAGGCGTCGATTTAGGGGATCATCAGCGTTTTATTTTTAAATGGGCATTTGGAACAACGATTATCATGACTATCGTAGCCCTGCTAACAGGAGCTATTACTATAATTTGA
- a CDS encoding sigma-54 interaction domain-containing protein, which produces MKEQSNNKNNASISDNSIGWWKAIIESINDGVLVIDHNGYVRMINPEYTRITGVTAEIIGKPLVKYRPGAQLTKTLKDCQCRVGVYRKTKDREYVVDMAPIILNEQVVGAVSVCKSLTEVHKLSIELQKQNEKVRQLKKQMNSLYQVKYTFDDIIGKDGGLKDVVYVAKRVSDSNYPILIIGESGTGKELFAQAIHHKSHRGNKPFIPVNCASIPPSLLESELFGYGDGAFTNAKKGGKIGLFEMADQGTLFLDEIGDMSYDLQAKLLRVLQESKIRRVGETEERNIDVRIIAATHRDLQQLVNKNHFRGDLFYRLNVIGLKIAPLRERREDIPELVHSLLRSSLTPSKEGSMYTIDEQTLEFLRSYEWPGNVRELRNVIDYATCMAESMEIKIQHLPDVLMKLELNRLDSTLKPNGQTLKDITEEAESKFIQEILGQFGNDMEGRKKTANSLGVSLATLYNKMKKYRII; this is translated from the coding sequence TTGAAAGAGCAATCAAATAATAAAAACAATGCTTCAATTAGTGATAATAGCATAGGCTGGTGGAAAGCAATTATAGAATCAATCAATGATGGTGTTTTAGTGATTGATCATAATGGGTATGTAAGGATGATCAATCCTGAATATACACGTATTACTGGTGTTACTGCTGAAATCATAGGGAAGCCACTGGTAAAATATCGGCCCGGAGCGCAACTTACAAAAACACTAAAAGATTGTCAGTGTCGTGTTGGAGTCTACCGAAAGACAAAAGACCGAGAATATGTGGTCGATATGGCTCCAATTATTCTCAATGAACAGGTTGTTGGCGCTGTGTCCGTCTGCAAAAGTTTAACTGAAGTTCATAAATTGTCAATTGAACTTCAAAAACAAAACGAGAAAGTCCGGCAGCTTAAAAAGCAGATGAATTCGCTTTATCAAGTAAAATACACTTTTGATGACATCATCGGAAAAGATGGCGGGTTGAAGGACGTTGTGTATGTGGCAAAACGGGTTTCCGATTCCAACTATCCAATTTTAATTATCGGCGAGAGCGGAACAGGAAAAGAATTATTCGCACAGGCTATTCATCATAAAAGCCATCGTGGTAATAAGCCTTTTATTCCAGTTAATTGTGCGTCTATTCCACCATCTTTATTAGAAAGTGAGTTATTCGGCTATGGAGATGGGGCCTTTACCAATGCAAAAAAAGGCGGTAAAATCGGTTTATTTGAAATGGCAGACCAGGGTACGCTCTTTTTGGATGAAATTGGTGATATGTCATATGATCTTCAGGCTAAGTTACTCAGGGTGTTACAAGAAAGTAAGATCAGAAGAGTAGGAGAAACAGAAGAGCGAAATATTGATGTCAGGATTATTGCCGCTACACACCGTGATCTACAACAGCTTGTAAATAAAAATCATTTTCGCGGAGATTTGTTTTATAGACTTAATGTTATAGGTTTAAAGATAGCACCTCTTCGAGAACGAAGAGAGGATATCCCTGAACTGGTTCATTCATTGCTTCGTTCGTCATTAACTCCATCTAAGGAAGGTTCTATGTACACTATTGACGAACAAACTTTAGAATTTTTACGCTCATATGAATGGCCTGGCAATGTTCGAGAATTGAGAAATGTGATCGACTATGCAACTTGTATGGCAGAAAGTATGGAGATAAAGATCCAACACCTACCTGATGTATTGATGAAGCTCGAATTGAATCGCTTAGATTCTACTCTAAAACCAAACGGTCAAACACTAAAGGACATAACGGAAGAAGCAGAATCAAAATTCATTCAAGAAATTTTGGGGCAGTTTGGAAATGATATGGAAGGAAGAAAAAAAACCGCAAATTCTCTAGGGGTGTCCTTGGCAACCTTATATAATAAAATGAAAAAATACCGTATTATTTAA
- a CDS encoding AtuA-related protein, with protein MKRKLYELAHSRAGDKGNILMLSLIPYHEKDYSLLCKEVTIERVKQHFKDIVDGEIFRYEIPNIAALQFVCHQALLGGVTISLGMDTHGKSLSYALLEMEIEVQEAL; from the coding sequence ATGAAGAGAAAACTATATGAGCTTGCCCACAGTCGCGCCGGTGATAAAGGGAATATTTTGATGCTTTCGCTTATTCCATATCATGAAAAAGACTATTCCCTTTTATGCAAAGAAGTAACAATCGAGAGAGTAAAACAACATTTTAAGGACATTGTTGATGGTGAAATTTTTCGATATGAGATTCCAAATATCGCTGCTCTTCAGTTCGTTTGCCATCAAGCTTTGCTTGGCGGGGTTACAATATCACTCGGTATGGATACGCATGGGAAAAGTTTGAGTTACGCCTTATTGGAGATGGAAATAGAGGTACAA